One segment of Mycolicibacterium sp. YH-1 DNA contains the following:
- the orn gene encoding oligoribonuclease, whose protein sequence is MRDELVWIDCEMTGLDLGSDRLIEIAALVTDAELNVLGDGVDVVIHADDAALDGMVEVVATMHRKSGLTEEVRRSTTDLATAEAMVLDYIRSHVKQPNTAPLCGNSISTDRGFIARDMPVLDGFLHYRMIDVSSIKELCRRWYPRIYFGQPEKGLSHRALADIHESIRELKYYRRTAFVTEPGPSTSDIAAVAAELGPPGNGQATSDSATEPPRG, encoded by the coding sequence GTGCGTGACGAACTGGTCTGGATCGACTGTGAGATGACTGGCCTCGATCTGGGGTCGGACCGACTCATAGAGATCGCGGCGTTGGTGACCGATGCCGAGTTGAACGTCCTCGGGGACGGGGTGGACGTGGTGATCCACGCCGACGATGCCGCCTTGGACGGCATGGTCGAGGTGGTCGCCACGATGCACCGCAAGTCCGGCCTCACCGAGGAGGTGCGCAGGTCCACAACGGATCTGGCCACCGCCGAGGCGATGGTCCTGGACTACATCCGAAGTCACGTCAAACAGCCGAACACGGCACCGCTGTGCGGTAATTCGATCTCCACCGACCGCGGATTCATCGCCAGGGACATGCCCGTCCTCGACGGGTTCCTGCACTACCGGATGATCGACGTCAGCTCGATCAAGGAGCTGTGCCGCCGCTGGTACCCGAGGATCTACTTCGGTCAGCCCGAGAAGGGCCTGTCGCACCGCGCGCTCGCCGACATCCACGAGTCGATCCGGGAACTGAAGTACTACCGCCGCACCGCGTTCGTCACCGAGCCAGGCCCCTCCACCAGCGACATCGCCGCGGTGGCCGCCGAATTGGGTCCGCCAGGCAACGGGCAGGCGACATCTGATTCGGCGACTGAGCCTCCGAGAGGCTAG
- the bcp gene encoding thioredoxin-dependent thiol peroxidase produces MSPTPRLEVGAKAPAFSLSDADGNTVKLSDFKGRKVIVYFYPAASTPGCTKQACDFRDSLAELNDAGLDVIGISPDKPEKLAKFRDNEGLTFPLLSDPSREVLTAWGAFGEKSMYGKTVQGVIRSTFVVDEKGNIEVAQYNVKATGHVAKLRRDISV; encoded by the coding sequence ATGTCACCGACGCCCCGCCTGGAGGTAGGCGCCAAAGCGCCCGCGTTCAGCCTGTCCGATGCCGACGGCAACACGGTCAAACTGAGCGACTTCAAGGGCCGCAAGGTGATCGTCTACTTCTACCCGGCAGCCTCCACGCCAGGGTGCACCAAGCAGGCGTGCGACTTCCGGGACAGCCTGGCCGAACTGAACGACGCCGGTCTGGATGTCATCGGCATCTCCCCCGACAAGCCCGAGAAGCTCGCCAAGTTCCGCGACAATGAGGGGCTGACGTTCCCCCTGCTGTCCGACCCGAGCCGTGAGGTGCTGACGGCGTGGGGCGCGTTCGGCGAGAAGTCGATGTACGGCAAGACCGTTCAGGGCGTCATCCGGTCGACGTTCGTCGTCGACGAGAAGGGCAACATCGAGGTCGCCCAGTACAACGTCAAGGCCACCGGACACGTCGCCAAGCTTCGACGCGACATCTCGGTCTAG
- a CDS encoding DUF3618 domain-containing protein — MADRDPDDIKQEIDKARDQLALTVDALAERANPSRIADDVKAGVLEFVKKPVVAVSIAGLGTIVLVVFIRRIKNR; from the coding sequence GTGGCGGACAGGGATCCCGACGACATCAAGCAGGAGATCGACAAGGCCCGCGATCAGTTGGCCTTGACTGTGGACGCACTCGCCGAGCGGGCCAATCCCAGCCGCATCGCCGACGATGTCAAGGCCGGTGTCCTCGAATTCGTGAAGAAGCCCGTGGTGGCGGTGTCCATCGCCGGGCTGGGCACGATCGTCCTCGTTGTGTTCATCCGGCGGATCAAGAACCGCTGA
- a CDS encoding Ig-like domain-containing protein, with protein sequence MWRVHSVARPRRRLTRVAALLVMPAVVFGLSACSGSAAAPSQQQTITEKGTPFGDLLVPKLTASVTDGAVGVTVDAPVTVSAEDGVLGAVSMTDEDGAPVAGRLSRDELTWTTTDPLDYNARYTLSAQSLGLGGVTTRSMTFQTHSPDNLTMPYVSPAEGEVVGVGQPVAVRFDENIPNRRAAEAAIKVTTKPAVEGAFYWLNNREVRWRPAAYWKPGTTVDVAVNTYGVDLGDGLFGQENVSTHFTIGDELIATADDSTKTLTIRRNGEVVKTMPISMGKNSTPTDNGTYIIGDRLSHMVMDSSTYGVPTNSPNGYRTEVDWATQMSYSGIYVHGAPWSVGSQGYSNVSHGCLNVSTSNAKWFYENTKRGDIVEVSNTVGSRLSGTEGLGDWNIPWAQWKAGNANL encoded by the coding sequence ATGTGGCGAGTCCATTCGGTGGCCCGTCCGCGTCGGAGGTTGACGAGGGTGGCAGCACTCCTGGTCATGCCCGCCGTTGTATTTGGCCTGAGCGCGTGCAGCGGTTCGGCCGCCGCCCCGTCGCAGCAGCAGACCATCACCGAAAAGGGAACGCCCTTCGGGGACCTTCTGGTGCCCAAGCTGACCGCATCGGTGACCGACGGTGCCGTCGGGGTCACGGTCGACGCTCCGGTGACGGTGAGCGCAGAGGACGGCGTCCTGGGTGCGGTCAGCATGACCGACGAGGACGGCGCGCCGGTCGCCGGTCGACTCAGTCGCGACGAGCTGACGTGGACCACCACCGATCCGCTGGACTACAACGCGCGGTACACACTGAGCGCGCAGTCTCTGGGACTTGGCGGCGTCACCACGCGCTCGATGACGTTCCAGACGCACTCGCCCGACAACCTCACCATGCCGTACGTGTCGCCGGCCGAGGGTGAGGTCGTCGGCGTCGGGCAGCCGGTCGCGGTCCGTTTCGACGAGAACATCCCCAACCGTCGCGCCGCCGAGGCCGCAATCAAGGTCACCACCAAGCCTGCCGTCGAGGGTGCCTTCTACTGGCTCAACAACCGCGAGGTGCGCTGGCGCCCCGCGGCCTACTGGAAGCCGGGCACCACGGTCGATGTCGCCGTCAACACCTACGGCGTGGACCTCGGGGACGGACTGTTCGGTCAGGAGAACGTCAGCACGCACTTCACCATCGGCGACGAGTTGATCGCGACGGCAGACGACAGCACCAAGACGCTGACCATCCGGCGCAACGGTGAGGTGGTCAAGACGATGCCGATCTCGATGGGCAAGAACAGCACGCCCACCGACAACGGCACCTACATCATCGGCGACCGGCTCTCCCACATGGTGATGGACTCCTCGACGTATGGCGTGCCGACGAACTCGCCCAACGGATATCGCACCGAGGTCGACTGGGCCACCCAGATGTCCTACAGCGGCATCTACGTGCACGGTGCGCCGTGGTCGGTGGGCAGCCAGGGCTATAGCAATGTGAGCCACGGCTGCCTCAACGTCAGCACGAGCAATGCGAAGTGGTTCTACGAGAACACCAAGCGTGGCGACATCGTCGAGGTGTCCAACACGGTCGGTTCACGGCTGTCGGGAACCGAAGGACTCGGTGACTGGAACATCCCCTGGGCGCAGTGGAAGGCCGGCAACGCCAACCTCTGA
- a CDS encoding helicase HerA-like domain-containing protein, whose product MTTESTATPAQQIAAGYVGEGPALELGTVVVDGVVDPSAQVRIPLATVNRHGLVAGATGTGKTKSLQVIAEQLSAAGVPVLMADVKGDLSGLSRPGEPGEKTTQRATDTGDSWTPTAYPVEFLSLGTSGIGVPVRATITSFGPILLSKVLDLNATQESTLGLIFHWADQKGLSLLDLKDLRAVIQYLTSDEGKPELKALGAVSPATAGVILRALVNLEAEGADTFFGEPELEPKDLIRFDAQGRGIITLLELGNQAARPVMFSTFLMWVLADLFTTLPEVGDVEKPNLVFFFDEAHLLFTDASKAFLEQVEQTVKLIRSKGVGVFFCTQLPTDIPNNVLSQLGARVQHALRAFTPDDQKALTKTVRTYPKTSVYDLEEALTSLGIGEAIVTVLSERGAPTPVAWTRMRAPRSLMDTIGNDAIAAAAKASPLQAEYGQTIDRESAYERLNARVAEPETTELPPPVPTAAPGGASVSGQVKVTHVTEPGMLDKMMSSPAFKSAMRSAGTVIGREITRSIFGTGRRKR is encoded by the coding sequence ATGACGACGGAATCGACCGCCACCCCCGCGCAGCAGATAGCCGCTGGTTACGTCGGCGAGGGACCCGCTCTGGAACTCGGCACAGTCGTCGTCGACGGCGTCGTCGACCCGTCCGCGCAGGTGCGGATTCCGCTCGCGACGGTGAACCGGCACGGCTTGGTGGCCGGTGCGACCGGCACCGGCAAGACCAAGTCGCTTCAGGTGATCGCCGAGCAGCTGTCGGCGGCGGGTGTGCCGGTCCTCATGGCCGATGTGAAGGGCGACCTGTCCGGGCTGTCCCGCCCGGGCGAGCCAGGAGAGAAGACCACCCAGCGGGCCACCGACACAGGGGACAGCTGGACGCCGACGGCCTATCCGGTCGAGTTCCTGTCCCTGGGGACTAGCGGTATCGGCGTGCCGGTGCGCGCCACGATCACCAGCTTCGGCCCGATCCTGCTGTCGAAGGTGTTGGACCTCAACGCCACCCAGGAGTCCACCCTCGGGCTGATCTTTCACTGGGCCGACCAGAAGGGTCTGTCGCTGCTGGACCTGAAGGATCTGCGCGCGGTGATCCAGTACCTCACCAGTGACGAGGGCAAGCCCGAACTCAAGGCGCTTGGCGCGGTGTCACCCGCGACCGCCGGGGTCATCCTGCGCGCGCTGGTCAACCTCGAGGCCGAGGGCGCGGACACGTTCTTCGGCGAACCCGAACTCGAACCCAAGGACCTGATCCGCTTCGACGCCCAGGGCCGCGGGATCATCACGCTGCTGGAGCTGGGCAACCAGGCGGCGCGGCCGGTGATGTTCTCCACGTTCCTGATGTGGGTGCTGGCCGACCTGTTCACGACACTGCCCGAGGTCGGCGACGTCGAGAAGCCGAACCTGGTGTTCTTCTTCGACGAGGCCCACCTGCTGTTCACCGACGCCTCCAAGGCCTTCCTCGAACAGGTCGAGCAGACGGTCAAGCTGATCCGCTCCAAGGGTGTCGGCGTGTTCTTCTGCACCCAGCTGCCGACCGATATCCCCAACAACGTGCTCAGCCAGCTCGGCGCCCGAGTCCAGCACGCCCTGCGGGCGTTCACCCCGGACGACCAGAAGGCACTCACCAAGACCGTGCGGACCTACCCGAAGACGTCCGTCTACGACCTGGAGGAGGCGTTGACCTCACTGGGAATCGGCGAGGCGATCGTCACCGTGCTGTCGGAGCGGGGCGCGCCGACCCCGGTCGCGTGGACCCGGATGCGCGCGCCGCGCTCACTGATGGACACCATCGGCAACGACGCCATCGCCGCGGCTGCCAAGGCGTCCCCGCTGCAGGCCGAGTACGGCCAGACCATCGACCGCGAGTCCGCCTACGAGCGACTCAACGCGCGCGTCGCCGAACCGGAGACCACCGAGCTGCCGCCGCCCGTGCCGACAGCCGCTCCCGGCGGCGCGAGCGTCTCGGGACAGGTCAAGGTCACGCACGTCACCGAGCCCGGAATGCTGGACAAGATGATGAGCAGCCCGGCGTTCAAGAGCGCGATGCGTTCGGCGGGCACCGTCATCGGCCGCGAGATCACCCGCAGCATCTTCGGCACCGGACGGCGCAAGCGCTGA
- a CDS encoding LysE family translocator, which produces MPSMTHLLAFGLISFLVIVIPGPSVLFTVGRALTVGRRQALLTVAGNAVGAYIQILAVALGAGALIFASALAFSIIKMIGVAYLVYLGVQAIRHRHALGEALAGGSPAARPSRVLADGFIVGVTNPKTIVFFVAALPQVVDTAAGHVWAQMLTLGVVFLLIAVISDSVWALTASLARDWFAQSPRRIAAIGGAGGVAMVGLGVSLAFTGRND; this is translated from the coding sequence ATGCCGTCCATGACTCACCTGCTCGCGTTCGGGCTGATCTCGTTCCTGGTGATTGTGATTCCGGGGCCAAGCGTCCTGTTCACCGTCGGTCGGGCGCTGACGGTCGGCCGGCGCCAGGCGTTGTTGACCGTGGCGGGTAACGCGGTGGGCGCCTATATCCAGATCCTTGCCGTGGCCCTGGGTGCTGGAGCACTGATATTCGCCTCGGCGTTGGCGTTCAGCATCATCAAGATGATCGGCGTGGCCTACCTGGTGTACCTCGGCGTCCAGGCCATCCGGCACCGGCACGCGTTGGGCGAGGCACTCGCCGGCGGCTCGCCCGCGGCACGGCCGAGCAGAGTGCTGGCGGACGGGTTCATCGTGGGCGTGACCAATCCCAAGACCATCGTGTTCTTCGTTGCGGCACTGCCTCAGGTTGTCGACACGGCCGCGGGACACGTTTGGGCCCAGATGCTCACGCTAGGTGTCGTCTTCCTTCTCATCGCCGTGATTTCCGACAGTGTCTGGGCCCTGACCGCCAGTCTCGCGCGAGATTGGTTCGCTCAGTCCCCCCGCAGAATCGCCGCGATCGGCGGTGCCGGCGGAGTCGCGATGGTTGGTCTCGGCGTCAGCCTCGCATTCACCGGACGCAACGACTGA
- a CDS encoding dipeptidase, with protein sequence MVDLVDRVRELLPSVRADLEDLVRIESVWADPARRDEVRRSAEAVSKLLAAAGFGDVRIVSEGGAPAVIAHHPAPPGAPTVLLYAHHDVQPEGDRAQWNSPPFEPTERDGRLYGRGTADDKAGIATHLAAFRAHGGNPPVGVTVFVEGEEESGSPSLGALLAAHSDALAADVIVIADSENWSTDIPSLTVSLRGLADCVVEVATLDHGLHSGLWGGVVPDALTALVRLLASLHDDDGNVAVDGLHEGLAADVDYPAGRVRAESGLLDGVREIGSGSVVQRLWAKPAITVIGIDTTPIAASSNTLIPRARAKVSMRVAPGGDARAHLAALTRHLEAHAPWGAHVTVTPGDVGQPYAIDAAGPVYDAARAAFRKAWGRDPIDMGMGGSIPFIAEFANAYPDARILVTGVEDPGTQAHSINESLHLGVLERAAIAEALLLESLGGEAGR encoded by the coding sequence ATGGTTGATCTGGTCGATCGGGTCCGTGAACTTCTGCCATCGGTGCGTGCCGATCTCGAGGATCTGGTGCGGATCGAGTCCGTGTGGGCCGATCCGGCGCGTCGTGATGAGGTCCGGCGCAGCGCGGAGGCCGTGTCGAAGTTGTTGGCGGCCGCGGGCTTCGGCGATGTACGGATCGTCAGCGAGGGCGGGGCACCCGCTGTGATCGCACACCATCCCGCACCGCCGGGTGCGCCGACGGTTCTGCTGTACGCCCATCACGACGTGCAACCCGAAGGCGATCGCGCGCAGTGGAACTCACCGCCGTTTGAGCCGACAGAGCGTGACGGACGCCTCTACGGGCGTGGTACCGCAGACGACAAGGCCGGGATCGCAACGCATCTGGCGGCATTCCGGGCCCACGGCGGGAATCCGCCGGTCGGCGTCACGGTGTTCGTGGAGGGGGAGGAGGAGTCCGGCTCGCCGTCCCTTGGCGCGCTGCTGGCCGCCCACTCCGACGCGCTGGCCGCCGACGTGATCGTCATCGCCGACTCCGAGAACTGGAGCACGGACATCCCGTCCCTGACGGTGTCGCTGCGGGGGCTGGCCGACTGCGTCGTGGAGGTCGCGACGCTCGACCACGGTCTGCACTCCGGGCTGTGGGGCGGGGTGGTGCCCGACGCCCTCACCGCGCTGGTGCGGCTGCTGGCGAGCCTGCATGACGACGATGGCAACGTGGCGGTGGACGGTCTGCACGAGGGGCTGGCCGCCGACGTCGACTACCCGGCGGGCCGGGTCCGCGCCGAATCGGGTCTGCTCGACGGGGTCCGCGAGATCGGTTCCGGCTCGGTGGTTCAACGTCTCTGGGCCAAGCCGGCCATCACCGTCATCGGCATCGACACCACGCCGATAGCGGCGTCGTCGAACACCCTGATCCCGCGTGCGCGGGCGAAGGTCAGCATGCGGGTGGCCCCCGGTGGTGACGCGCGTGCGCACCTCGCGGCCCTTACCCGCCACCTGGAGGCGCACGCACCGTGGGGTGCGCACGTCACCGTGACGCCGGGTGACGTGGGTCAGCCCTACGCGATCGACGCCGCGGGGCCGGTCTATGACGCGGCGCGGGCCGCGTTCCGGAAGGCGTGGGGACGCGATCCGATCGATATGGGGATGGGCGGGTCGATCCCGTTCATCGCCGAGTTCGCCAACGCCTACCCCGACGCCAGGATTCTGGTCACCGGCGTCGAGGATCCAGGGACCCAGGCGCACAGCATCAACGAGAGCCTGCACCTCGGGGTGCTGGAGCGCGCGGCCATCGCCGAGGCGCTGCTGCTGGAGTCGCTGGGTGGCGAGGCCGGGCGCTAG